The genome window CCCGCGAGCAGCCCGAATGCCGTGACCCCTGCGACCAGGGGCCGCTGCCTCATCGGTTGCCCCGACCCGGCGAGGCCTGCTCGAGCGTTTCCTGCAGTGCGTGGTAGCTGGGCTTGCGGGTGTAGTCGTCCCACATGACCGTTGCTTCGCCCTCACCGGCGAAGAACACGGGGACCCAGGAGTACTTGTCGGTGAAGCCCCAGATGGTGAAGGAGTTGCACTCGTCCACCGCAACGCAGGCTTCGAGCGCCCGCTGGTAGTAGCTGGCCTGCTTCTCAAGCTGTGCAGCGGTGGGGGCGGTACCCCTTGCAACATCCATGCGGACATCGAGTTCCGTGATGGCGGTCTCGAGCCCAAGGTCATCGAAACGCTGCAGGTTCTGCTGCAGGTCTCCTGGGAACCCGTAGCGCGTGCTGAGGTGGCCCTGGATGGCGAAGCCGTCCACGGGAACACCCTCCGCCTGCAGGCGTGGGATGAGTTCGAGGTAGGCGTTGCTCTTGGCGTTGATGCCTTCCACGCCGTAGTCGTTGAAGAACAGCTTGGCCTTGGGATCGGCCTCGTGTGCCCAGCGGAAAGCATCGGCGATGATTTCGGGTCCCAGTTCGCGGATCCAGATGTTGTCAGTGGTGCGCAGTGTGCCGTCACCGTTGAAGATCTCGTTGGCAACATCCCACTGCTGGATCTTCCCTGCGTACCTGCCCAC of Arthrobacter sp. JZ12 contains these proteins:
- a CDS encoding endo-1,4-beta-xylanase — its product is MKVRHSLAAAVLASAMLIPAGVPAVAGQHQPVPQPPGLAKQDTLRWVAPQDLKVGTAVAGGGHHETQSYPDPFTYDTEYRERLAAEFNSVSPENQLKWEYVHPARDTYRFAEMDAIVEFAQANNQVVRGHTLFWHSQNPAWLEEGNFSKDELRAILKEHIQTVVGRYAGKIQQWDVANEIFNGDGTLRTTDNIWIRELGPEIIADAFRWAHEADPKAKLFFNDYGVEGINAKSNAYLELIPRLQAEGVPVDGFAIQGHLSTRYGFPGDLQQNLQRFDDLGLETAITELDVRMDVARGTAPTAAQLEKQASYYQRALEACVAVDECNSFTIWGFTDKYSWVPVFFAGEGEATVMWDDYTRKPSYHALQETLEQASPGRGNR